In Heteronotia binoei isolate CCM8104 ecotype False Entrance Well chromosome 5, APGP_CSIRO_Hbin_v1, whole genome shotgun sequence, the DNA window ccccttcctcattctctctctctctctctctcccccttcctttctctctctctcacacacaaacgtCTTCTCCATAGAGTGAGCTGAGCAGTTAAATCAAGGCAGAAGATTAATTTCTGAAAGAGGAAACCCATTTTAAAAGGCAAGGCGGAGACAAGCAGACAAGGGGAATTGGGGAAGAGAAACACAGACATTAGAAAAAGAAAGTAGTGTTTATCTCTCTTGTGAAGGCAGGCCAAGTATTCCTATTCCTGAGAAATACTGACTCCTGTATACATGGGTCATTGCTCCCTTattatttttgccatcttgcccACCTAACTAAAAAACCTCAAATCGATTTATAAGGCAATTTGGCTAGCTGTGTCGTATGATCAGAGTCTGGCTCCCAGGCTGAACACAGTTTGGCAGCAGCAACAGATTTGTGGGCAAATCCAAAAATCAGAGTCCAAACATGGTCTAAAGGTTCAGAGATACAAGGCAAGTGCAGGGGCAGCAAGGTTGGGAGTaaacaggccttggattcagcaggagctcacaggagcacagctcctgaacctttctgcgggttctctctcttcctccccaccttgtccattaaatagtaggtgcagcttcataacaatttctggatgagctccaccacctatttttctacattgCTCCCACAGCCAGTCTCTCCCTTTCTCTGCCCTTTATAATCCACCTTGCAGTTGTATTGCATCATGCAGGCATGCACataccctccctccctgtctggaTCAGGGTGCCACTGGGCTGCTAATCATGGACTCCACCATCTTTCCAACCTCATCATGCTGAATCCTCCTTCATCAATGCTCCAATGGTTTTACAGACAGGGGTGAGGTGGATGGTGGAAAGCTCCCTGATTCTGAGCCATGGGGGTACTGCTGTCAGGCTGTGAATCATTGGTTGGCAGCATGGAAGTAGCTTGTGGCGGGGGGGACCTTCTTCACATAGGCATTCTGAAGAGGCCTCTGGCCCTTCGTGGTTAATTTTGACCAGCTGACCCACAACAAAGAGGCTGTGGAACCTCTGGGAAAGGGGGCACTGGGGGCTGTCCATCACAGGgtcctttgtttttttaaaaaactattgtgATATATTGTAATAACGTATCTTCATTTGTCATCaaatgttagtacacatatataacattttctccaccccacccaccagCCTTTTGTGACCTCCAGCAGTGCATGCCCCTTATCAAACGTTCCCGTATtattatttaatctaatttgttataaggtaaaaaactttgtctattagaaaatctttctccaaaaaactcaaaagttataatccatcttcatggtatttcttcttagtcattgggaaaaagaaaagaggttataatccaataatcatgttttttaaactgtaattgtatattgtttctttaaagattaaccattgtcaaagatcaccaaatgtcctttaacgttccattgtttttcaatatatttttgaaactttccccagtcatttttaaatttctctaaatcttgttcttttaagattctcgtaagtttgtccatttcactccagtgcataactTTCAGAGTCCATTTCCATACTTatagtattttgtcttgtttccacacttgcgcatacaatgtctgtgcagctgaaagcatgtaccaaattattgttctatcttgcttttgaaatttttccatttgtaatcccagcaggaaAATATCTAGtgctttcttaatattatatcccaaaactttcgagatctcctgctgaatcatttgccagaattgcttcgccttttcgcaagtccaccacatatggtaaaaagatccttcatggcatttacatttccagcatctatccaacaactgattgttcatttttgccagtttcttaggtgtcatgtaccatcacAGGGTCCTTTGGAGCCCCTTTGTTACTGGTGGCAGAAACTGGTGGCAGAAGGGCTTGTGCAAACATCCCCTCCAAAAGGTCCAGAGCAATGTTTTCCCAAGCCTATGTGGGTTTATGCAGACAGAAATTTTGGAATTATGTGCACAGCTGAGAGCAGGGTTCCCATGAATTCACCTGTGCAAACATTTGATGATAATTTAAGCATCCTTTCTAATTCTAAACATCCTTTTATTGAAAACTGCTCTGAACCATATTCCCCTAAAAAAGAATCTGTATCTGTGGGGATTTGGCTACCTCTTCTTTGATACAAGCTTTATGGTGTTTGTATTACAGGCTGGAAGTAATTGGAGAAGGACACTGTGCTTATCTAAACAatgaagctgctgccatctcaTTAAGATGCCGCACAGAACTCTTTTGGATCTGCCAGAAAACTGAAGCAAGCTGAAGGGGAAGAAATAACATGGACATTAGGGTTGCAAATCTGTTAGAGACATTGGTAGGGGGATGGGGGAACATTCTGGTAGCTGGAAGTATTGCCCATGATGTGCCATCTCCAGAAATGACGTTGCATGCCATTCctgtgtcacctggaagtgacatgggcACATCAGGTTGATGCactggtttttgagcaaaactctatggtaaaattgccttcaaaccataagagttttgccccaaaaccaaagtcccccccccccccggtgtgccCACATCACTTATGAGTGATGGAGGCACATTATGTAATGTTGCTGTTGGGGAGGAATTTCCTCCCACCAGTCACGTGGTTGATGGagcaatcccccacccccaactggggaatggcagtTCTAATGGACATTATTTCATAAAATGTGCTGGAATGTCAAGCCTGTGAGCACTTTTGTATCTTGAGAGCAGGTAGTGGGTGCCAACCTCGAAATGGCTTCTGAGGAAGAAGAGGCACAGCAAGTTCCAAATTACTGGAATCTTTCAAGCCAAGGCTCTTTCTACAATGGAGGAAAGTCTTTCCAAAAAAGGTGCTTCCTGCAAACATAAAGATGATGCTTCCTGGACTCTTCTGAagcacaggggtgtcgaactcatttttcatgagggccagatctgatataaataagaccttgttgggccgggccatgtgaggttgggctgagccatgtcgggctgagccatgtgtgtacctatctaagatgaagtaacagagatataaactttataaaggataaaaacacaattaaatatattttttaaaaaacttcaaacatgcttgaaacattagcactcattggtcttaatgatgctttctttgtatctctcccatgggatccagggaactgggcaaaggaagctctggctctttccttccttccccaggggaacaggagggggagaagcctcagccaatagaaggaagagatgcttggctcagtagctctgctgtgcaattgagagatcccGGAAAAACAAGTTGTTATGCAAAAGGGAagcaagcagatgacagccagttgctcaggggcctagtAGGAGctctctaggggcctgattcgactcccggactgcatgtttgacactcttgCACCTGTTCCAATGATggaaattcggggggggggggcttacaaaGTATATACAGTTGAAGCGTTAAACTATCACATCTAAAATAGAcacaaagctttaaaaaaaagtttcttaCAGATGTTCACTACAAGGTAACCTCCATAAAACCCGTGCTTCTTAAGATTCAGAGTCACagcattcttcttccaaagagaGCCAAGCCAGGTAAGCACTGTCGGCAGAATTTCTTGGCACTTGGAGAAGTGAGGATCATGGAATAATAAATGTGAAATATGTGTATGGTATGTATTATTGATGTGTTGCTGCCAATCAAGATAATCTATGCcctagtattccccattactctGTATGGATGcaaaagttggacagtgaagaaaatgtggtgttgggggagagttttatggataccatgaaTCTACGAAAAGACAATTCACTCtccctaaaagctaaaatgactaaatggaTGTGTTTGTGATTGTATTTTggttacattatgagaagacaagagtcactgaaaaagacaataacactaggaaaggttgaaggcggcaggaaaagaggaagacccgacttgagatggatggactcagtcaaggaagccacagaccTCAAtttgtaagacctgagcaaggctgttaacagtaGGAAGTTTTGGCGGTCActgattcatagggtcaccaaaagtcagaagcagcttgacagcacttcacacgcACAGTATGCCTCACTTTATGCTTAATTACAAGGAATCTCAGTTGCCATTGTGCTCACGTGTTCCGTTTGAAGAGATGCTTTGGAAACTTTTGCAGTCTGCCTGGTTTTTCCTCCAGGAACTTGATCTAACccacaggctgtatgtttgacaccctggtctAATCACTCCATTACATTGGCTCTTGATACTGAGAAATGCTttggttggggttttttgtttaatGTTATATTTCTAATTGTATCCAAAACAGATTTTGAGGCATATGTCTTGTTTTCCTTAACATTTTATTTAGTAttattaaatacaattaaaaaaaaatcttttgttttGCTGCTACATAACTGTTCAATTTTACCAGTGTTGCATAATCAAATAACATATCATTCCCTAAAGACTTTTACTAATTCTTAAATACTTTACAGAAATCATCCTAGCTGctagagggaggggaagagagaacaCTTGTTGCAATGAGGATGGACAGTGGCTCAATGGGAGGtgtgtggaaggtcccaggttcaattcacaTGGTGatcacatgcagggcttttttttggagcaggaactcctttgcgtattaggccacacacccctgatgtagccaatcctagagtttacagtagaccctgtactaagagccctgtaagctcttggaggattggctacatcaggtgtgtggcctaatatgcaaaggagttcctgctacaaaaaaaaagccctgatcacacgGATACAAAAGGAAGTCTTGTACATGAAGTACATAGGGGAAATGCAAAGCCCTAGtagaatttaaaaaggtaaatacggggtggtttgccattaccttccccagtcatctacacttttcccccagcaagctgggtactcattttactgaccccggaaggatggaaggctgagtccttaaccagtttctgctgggatcgaactcaggtcatgagcagagggctctgactgcagtactgcagctttaccactctgcaccacaagaCTATTAGAATTAGAATTGCAGTCCCTCATTTATTCCTGTGATTCACAACATTTTTAGGATGATTATTGTTCCTGCACTGGATAGATGTGTTGTGATTATTTGTGTATATACTGTGTTCTACTACTTGCAAATAACAGCACATTGCAGGAATATTAACTGAATTCTCATAATAGATTGACATAGTGTCACTTCCCCATTAGGGAAGGTAGATGTCTCATATGCAAATATCCAGTAGGTCTGGGGGCCAGGATCCATGTAGTTGGGAGGGAGGACCTCTGATGCATACTGGGAAGTCTTGTATTGCTAATTCTGTTCCCCCAGTTTCCTGCGGTTGATATATACTGCAATGGAACTTGAAAGAAGAGACCGCTATAAGGCTTATGATATGTCTGATGCTGAGAGACTGAGAAAAAGCAAGACTTGTGGGGAAGCAGAATTAGCTTCAGGTAGAGCAAAGAATTTTCACAGGTTTGTCTTTTTTTAAATGTCAAGCCATGGACAGATGTGGGATTTGTATATTTGGTTTTATAAAAAGTATGTAGTTTTATGCTGTGTTGGAAACAAAAGATAGCAACCGGCTCTGTGCTAACTTAGCAATATTTACAAATTAGAAATTGAATCTAATTAACATCAGGTGGATATCTTCAATCACCTATATAAGTTTGAATGTTTCCAGGCCTTTTTACCAAAGAAGGTCATACAGCCAAGGTATAATTTAAGCTATGTCTGGGCCAGCAGTACTTTAAAAACATAACCTTTTAAAAAACTATAATTTTGAGAGAATGATGAGGCATTGTAAAGATGTGTctcctttcatttttaaaagtttattaaaatgtttatgcTCTTGCTTTCCCTTTGACTTAAAGTGGCTTACAGGTAATAatcaaaacatttttatttaaaaccaagtaaaataatttttttttaaagccaaatgCCCTCTCTCCCCAAAGAGATGCCTTGTTGGTATATGTAATTTGGTTTGTTGTGAAAGTCAACCTTGACATGGTTTTCTTTTCTGTTTACTGATTTATAAAATATTACAAACATTAAAGTGAGCATCACATTCTCTGTCAGTGCTGAAGAAGCTGAGTAGGCTCAACCCACTGGTGGTTTCAGATATCGCTGCTAACCTCTATTGGCTGTGATGGGCAGGAACAGATGGCCTTCCTTCCTCTTACAGCCTCTCATGAGCTAATGGTGTACATTCAAGGAGATGACCTATATATGAAGGCTCTATGCTTCCTTCCAGGTTTCTGGAATGTGCCCCTTCCCACATATCAGTGGAAGAGAAATGATCTGCATAACCCTCATTCTTCAAAGACTCCTGTAACTTGGAATATAGTTGGTAATGACTCATCAGCTTTTTGTGTTAGCTTTTCTCTGCAAAAAAAAGTTCTTATTTTTTTGCCCTGAACTGCATAGTTCAGgaaagtccaatctcatcagaactcagaaggtAAGCAAGGCAGACCCTGGCAAGAAATCGGATGGAAAACCTTGGGATACCAGGACCGGGAGACAGAGACGGGCTTTATCAAACCACTTCTCTGGACATCCTTCATGCTCCAGTGGGGGTCAcaagaagttgccatgacttccaggcatacacacacacagagagaaatacaaaaaataccaaaaatacaTAAATGAGCACTGTTTGTGCTGGTGGATGTTAATTCAGGTGATAATGGCATTGCAGTGTCATGAAGGAGAAACAGCATGAGATCTTCCCCTCCACTGTGCAGTGACAACCCCTTCATGTTATGAATGTGGCCCCCACAGTAGATCCTAATTGTCATGTGGAGGCCCAGTTAGTGGGATTCTTCCTGCCTTTTGAGAAAAACAGTGCAAACTAAAAGTTTGGTTGTTCATGTGAGGGGCTCAATTCACACCAGAGGCATTTGTGTTTTGCCTCTGTCACAGTGTTCAGTCATCACTCCTGGCAAAACCAAGACAGTGTTCTGTCCTTTACATTTTGTCATTGTTTATATTGAGGGCTTCAGTCTCACAGACCCATGTGGTTACATGGCTGCAGGCTTCAGAAATAATTTTATTCCCATTCAACATCCCACAGCTGTTTATTTCGACAGGGCCCAGTTCTTCTGATCTGTGAAATAAAGAAGAACTTATTTTATCTAGCATTTTCAAAGGGCAGCATTTCAGAAGTTGGATGCATATAGAGGCACTTAGTTGACTTCTATCTCAGAAACTGcaatttggcttttttttttaaaaaaaaaatttttcttttgaaattcAGCTCCACTGAGAAAGGCATAGGCAACAGGTAAGGAACAAGCCCCCTTTTGCCCTCCAACTGCAACTCCAGGGGGCTATTCTACTGGTACTCTTAGGCCttttcagatgcacagtataagcAGATGTCACTGCTGCttcctaccggattaaaagtggctgatcagacagcaacatctgcctccggGTAGTCAATTATGGTAGCCCCGCCcccatccttctcggaaccggattattttgttacttgctcctttgtggtgttttttgagttctctggccTCAACTCgaagttttctccatctggatagttctgcggcgatattaaccaacttccagatgtctgaaggctgtcccatgtGCATGAACATATGTGCATAAGTGCATGATGTGTGCATGATGCATGCATGTGCATAGtagtgggggaaacaaaaaactgcatggtgctgttgtGTGGACGGCAGAGGACAGTTTCAttgcggagtgattcgaattgcagtatggcagtctgatcgataatatccggaacaaagagaTTCAGGACAGAACTGAGttagtttaacacggactcaacatgctgtgtgaacagggccttagaGTTTTAAAGAAACACTTTGCTATTTCCCTTCTTCATAAACAGCTGACATTACAGCTTACATACAGtagtccattaaaaaaaattgtggattATTCTTCACCCAAACTGCACTTCAATATGAGACTGTATTTAAGGTGTACTTGAGAAATATAATAAGGAAAGTGCAACATTTTTTACAGGTTCCCACTTGGAATCTATTTCTGATCTATGCATGTTCATTCAGAAGTAAGTCCAGCATAAATGGTAGAAGGAAATACTCACAGTTTGTCATCTAATGGGGATCCATCCACCCATGTCCATTTTTGTTCAGCGAATGTAGCTTGTAGTCCAATCCACAGCAGTTGCATGTCTTCATTAATATCCTGGATAAAAGCCTGTTAACCAGCATAATTAGTCCTGTGGTGTTGCTTTAAATGATTTTGAAAAAACATTTTGCTTTGTGAGAAAGACCAGTCCTTTGCTCCACTATGTCCAAGCCAGCAGTAAAACAACAATCAATCCTATGACATCTTAGGAACGAATGTGTTATGGTATGAGCTTCCATAGGCAAGGTGCTCCTGTATTAGATTAGTATTGTTGTGGGGAGGGTCTCTGCTGGTTTAACAGGCAGCCATTCCACTGACTAGAGGATGCTGAAGTGACTGCAGGTGGCATCTTGATTTCTGCATCTTCCAAAGAGCAGGAAAACAAGGACTCCTCTGAGAGATGAAAAGCCAGCAGTTTCTTCTGTTTTGTAAAGCACTTTGATGGCTTTTTCAAGTTGAAATGCAACTAACACATGAATAAAACAGACCCATCATCTCTGCCTTGACCCTAAAACTCTTTTTGCTGTCTTGCAACTATGTAACACCAAAGAAGAGTTTGTTtgtttaccttagatttatatgccatccactccgcaagcggactcaggcttagatccaagtgggccagccgtgttggtctgaagtaaagaagaaagttggagtccagtatcacctttaaggccaacaaaatttattcagaatgtaagttttcatgtgcataaagtgtgcatgcacatggaagcttacattctgaataaagttttgttggtcttaaaggtgctactggactccaactttgttcaaaGGGTTGGTTGTTATATGTGCACTTGTAAAGCCTCtgtcaacttatggcaacccagaaagaggctttcaaggcaggtgagaagcagagatagtttgtcattgctttcctctgcaaagccATCTGTGGTGGActctcttccaagtaccaaccctgcttagcttcccaagatctgacgagaccgGGCTTATCATGCCGTCTTCCCTCCAAGGGTTGGGGAGAGGTCAGCCTATATTTACCgtgtcttcctgcttctgcagcacTAGCAGCCGAGATGATCTTGCTGTGCAGTCTTCCTTGCCCTTCTTCCAgcttcctttttcttttgaaaTCCAGTAGCATTTGTCCTCATACAGCAACCAGTTTTCAGGACAGAGTTTGCATGTGGCATTGTCTAGAAGAAAAATAAATTGAAAACATAGAATTATGTGTAGCTGGAAGAGTGCTAAATATTATAGTTTTCCCACATGAACCAAGCTTTAAGAGTGCACAGCTGACATTTACACTTAGGTTTTTTCCTTTAATGGTGTAGGAAATAGCTGTATTACTCTGAAGCACTTGGATGGAGCTACACATTCAAGCATGGAATCAGAATGTGAACTGAAAGGGTCTATGAAGGTCTGGCTTTGATTGCTTCCCCAGCACCGCACAAGTTTTGATTATACATTATAAATCAGGCTCAGCAGGTAGAGGGTTTTTAACttatttgttttcatttatttaaaacacttatatGCAACCTTTCTACCTAAATAAGATTCCCACTTTAAAACAAAGTAAAATATATTTCTATCATTTGTTCCATTAGACTGGGAATTCTAATACTACAATTAAATAAAACTC includes these proteins:
- the LOC132571451 gene encoding killer cell lectin-like receptor subfamily B member 1B allele C — translated: MEDEESSMALNFQSTARGQKKNNPSPPVQETLVKQPRRHQITARIGCAVMFLLIGALIAHRIWAFQMRQPMDATKKTNVSQEPTTNGTENDSGVKIFVSHLWQFLCQPHYTGLADNATCKLCPENWLLYEDKCYWISKEKGSWKKGKEDCTARSSRLLVLQKQEDTAFIQDINEDMQLLWIGLQATFAEQKWTWVDGSPLDDKLSEELGPVEINSCGMLNGNKIISEACSHVTTWVCETEALNINNDKM